In a single window of the Nilaparvata lugens isolate BPH chromosome 1, ASM1435652v1, whole genome shotgun sequence genome:
- the LOC111046462 gene encoding transmembrane and coiled-coil domains protein 2 isoform X5, whose amino-acid sequence MSMVKYEYKDLFGPSSSFISNGSAEMVEDAEETKTRQAIEHMYHKITKTRNQIRGEQTARDDNVNEYLKLASNADKQQLTRIKAVFEKKNQKSAQSISQLQKKLDNYSKKLRELEHHGISGHRHTREVLRDVGQGLKHVGGNIRDGISGLSGSVMSKPREFAHLIRNKFGSADNINSLTRNEENNGLEEERTHHGSATLPGNCSLGGSGHGGSGSATGGKFASEENSECSSVTSESIPGANTASPHSSNPANLPPPPASLDNLIAELHSRKQEIDRLKDKLETFKQVMHKEVTLLNQALSEERFRSERLEEQVNDLTELHQNEVENLKTNISDMEEKVQYQSDERLRDIHEMLESCQTKISKMEHQQQQHQQYLTLEGLDNSNARALVVKSINVLLTILQVILLLVAAIAGIMMPFLRTRFRILTTVVVVFGTVVVMKQWPELADMSKYVVNYFKEIFAFK is encoded by the exons ATGTCCATGGTCAAGTACGAGTATAAG GACTTATTCGGTCCATCTTCTTCCTTCATTTCCAATGGCTCAGCAGAAATGGTTGAAGATGCTGAAGAAACGAAAACTCGGCAAGCAATCGAACACATGTAccacaagattacaaaaacgcGAAATCAAATTCGTGGCGAACAAACAGCCAGAGACG ACAATGTAAATGAGTATCTGAAACTAGCATCAAATGCTGATAAGCAACAACTGACACGTATAAAAGCTGTTTTCGAAAAGAAGAACCAGAAATCTGCCCAGAGTATATCCCAACTTCAGAAGAAACTAGACAATTATAGTAAAAAGCTGCGAGAACTTGAACATCATGGCATCTCCGGCCATCGACACACAAGGGAGGTTCTTAGAGATGTGGGGCAAGGACTCAA ACATGTGGGTGGAAATATCAGGGATGGCATTTCCGGATTATCTGG ATCGGTTATGTCAAAACCAAGAGAGTTCGCACAtctaataagaaataaatttggAAGTGCTGATAACATCAATTCTTTAACAA GAAACGAAGAGAACAATGGACTTGAGGAAGAGCGAACACACCACGGCAGTGCGACGCTGCCGGGCAACTGCAGCCTGGGTGGATCGGGCCACGGCGGATCGGGCAGCGCAACTGGCGGCAAGTTCGCGTCCGAAGAGAACTCAGAGTGCAGCTCAGTGACGTCAGAGAGCATCCCCGGCGCCAACACCGCATCCCCCCACTCCTCCAATCCGGCCAACCTCCCGCCCCCTCCCGCCTCCCTTGACAACCTCATTGCCGAGCTGCACTCGCGCAAGCAAGAAATCGACAGGCTCAAGGACAAGCTCGAGACGTTCAAG CAAGTGATGCATAAAGAGGTTACCTTACTGAACCAAGCACTTAGCGAAGAAAGATTCCGTAGTGAAAGATTAGAAGAACAAGTTAACGATCTCACAGAGCTGCATCAGAATGAGGTCGAAAATCTTAAAACTAATATCTCAGACATGGAAGAGAAAGTTCAGTATCAAAGTGACGAGAGACTGAGAGATATCCACGAAATGCTCGAATCCTGCCAGACAAAG ATATCAAAAATGgaacatcaacaacaacaacaccaACAGTATTTAACATTAGAGGGACTCGACAACTCCAATGCCAGAGCACTCGTGGTCAAGTCAATTAATGTGCTACTCACTATCCTGCAAGTCATCCTGTTATTGGTAGCTGCAATAGCTGGTATTATGATGCCTTTCCTGCGCACACG
- the LOC111046462 gene encoding transmembrane and coiled-coil domains protein 2 isoform X4: protein MSRCKSPNTTRHERGSSADANVALGLLPHPRADAPGANVSATANDDPSSVDDDPDLFGPSSSFISNGSAEMVEDAEETKTRQAIEHMYHKITKTRNQIRGEQTARDDNVNEYLKLASNADKQQLTRIKAVFEKKNQKSAQSISQLQKKLDNYSKKLRELEHHGISGHRHTREVLRDVGQGLKSVMSKPREFAHLIRNKFGSADNINSLTRNEENNGLEEERTHHGSATLPGNCSLGGSGHGGSGSATGGKFASEENSECSSVTSESIPGANTASPHSSNPANLPPPPASLDNLIAELHSRKQEIDRLKDKLETFKQVMHKEVTLLNQALSEERFRSERLEEQVNDLTELHQNEVENLKTNISDMEEKVQYQSDERLRDIHEMLESCQTKISKMEHQQQQHQQYLTLEGLDNSNARALVVKSINVLLTILQVILLLVAAIAGIMMPFLRTRFRILTTVVVVFGTVVVMKQWPELADMSKYVVNYFKEIFAFK from the exons ATGAGTAGGTGCAAGTCGCCGAACACAACAAGGCACGAGCGAGGCAGTTCGGCCGACGCAAATGTGGCACTTGGCCTGCTGCCTCACCCGAGGGCCGACGCCCCAGGCGCCAATGTCAGTGCCACCGCCAACGATGATCCCTCCAGTGTCGACGATGATCCG GACTTATTCGGTCCATCTTCTTCCTTCATTTCCAATGGCTCAGCAGAAATGGTTGAAGATGCTGAAGAAACGAAAACTCGGCAAGCAATCGAACACATGTAccacaagattacaaaaacgcGAAATCAAATTCGTGGCGAACAAACAGCCAGAGACG ACAATGTAAATGAGTATCTGAAACTAGCATCAAATGCTGATAAGCAACAACTGACACGTATAAAAGCTGTTTTCGAAAAGAAGAACCAGAAATCTGCCCAGAGTATATCCCAACTTCAGAAGAAACTAGACAATTATAGTAAAAAGCTGCGAGAACTTGAACATCATGGCATCTCCGGCCATCGACACACAAGGGAGGTTCTTAGAGATGTGGGGCAAGGACTCAA ATCGGTTATGTCAAAACCAAGAGAGTTCGCACAtctaataagaaataaatttggAAGTGCTGATAACATCAATTCTTTAACAA GAAACGAAGAGAACAATGGACTTGAGGAAGAGCGAACACACCACGGCAGTGCGACGCTGCCGGGCAACTGCAGCCTGGGTGGATCGGGCCACGGCGGATCGGGCAGCGCAACTGGCGGCAAGTTCGCGTCCGAAGAGAACTCAGAGTGCAGCTCAGTGACGTCAGAGAGCATCCCCGGCGCCAACACCGCATCCCCCCACTCCTCCAATCCGGCCAACCTCCCGCCCCCTCCCGCCTCCCTTGACAACCTCATTGCCGAGCTGCACTCGCGCAAGCAAGAAATCGACAGGCTCAAGGACAAGCTCGAGACGTTCAAG CAAGTGATGCATAAAGAGGTTACCTTACTGAACCAAGCACTTAGCGAAGAAAGATTCCGTAGTGAAAGATTAGAAGAACAAGTTAACGATCTCACAGAGCTGCATCAGAATGAGGTCGAAAATCTTAAAACTAATATCTCAGACATGGAAGAGAAAGTTCAGTATCAAAGTGACGAGAGACTGAGAGATATCCACGAAATGCTCGAATCCTGCCAGACAAAG ATATCAAAAATGgaacatcaacaacaacaacaccaACAGTATTTAACATTAGAGGGACTCGACAACTCCAATGCCAGAGCACTCGTGGTCAAGTCAATTAATGTGCTACTCACTATCCTGCAAGTCATCCTGTTATTGGTAGCTGCAATAGCTGGTATTATGATGCCTTTCCTGCGCACACG
- the LOC111046462 gene encoding transmembrane and coiled-coil domains protein 2 isoform X3, whose translation MSRCKSPNTTRHERGSSADANVALGLLPHPRADAPGANVSATANDDPSSVDDDPDLFGPSSSFISNGSAEMVEDAEETKTRQAIEHMYHKITKTRNQIRGEQTARDDNVNEYLKLASNADKQQLTRIKAVFEKKNQKSAQSISQLQKKLDNYSKKLRELEHHGISGHRHTREVLRDVGQGLKHVGGNIRDGISGLSGSVMSKPREFAHLIRNKFGSADNINSLTRNEENNGLEEERTHHGSATLPGNCSLGGSGHGGSGSATGGKFASEENSECSSVTSESIPGANTASPHSSNPANLPPPPASLDNLIAELHSRKQEIDRLKDKLETFKQVMHKEVTLLNQALSEERFRSERLEEQVNDLTELHQNEVENLKTNISDMEEKVQYQSDERLRDIHEMLESCQTKISKMEHQQQQHQQYLTLEGLDNSNARALVVKSINVLLTILQVILLLVAAIAGIMMPFLRTRFRILTTVVVVFGTVVVMKQWPELADMSKYVVNYFKEIFAFK comes from the exons ATGAGTAGGTGCAAGTCGCCGAACACAACAAGGCACGAGCGAGGCAGTTCGGCCGACGCAAATGTGGCACTTGGCCTGCTGCCTCACCCGAGGGCCGACGCCCCAGGCGCCAATGTCAGTGCCACCGCCAACGATGATCCCTCCAGTGTCGACGATGATCCG GACTTATTCGGTCCATCTTCTTCCTTCATTTCCAATGGCTCAGCAGAAATGGTTGAAGATGCTGAAGAAACGAAAACTCGGCAAGCAATCGAACACATGTAccacaagattacaaaaacgcGAAATCAAATTCGTGGCGAACAAACAGCCAGAGACG ACAATGTAAATGAGTATCTGAAACTAGCATCAAATGCTGATAAGCAACAACTGACACGTATAAAAGCTGTTTTCGAAAAGAAGAACCAGAAATCTGCCCAGAGTATATCCCAACTTCAGAAGAAACTAGACAATTATAGTAAAAAGCTGCGAGAACTTGAACATCATGGCATCTCCGGCCATCGACACACAAGGGAGGTTCTTAGAGATGTGGGGCAAGGACTCAA ACATGTGGGTGGAAATATCAGGGATGGCATTTCCGGATTATCTGG ATCGGTTATGTCAAAACCAAGAGAGTTCGCACAtctaataagaaataaatttggAAGTGCTGATAACATCAATTCTTTAACAA GAAACGAAGAGAACAATGGACTTGAGGAAGAGCGAACACACCACGGCAGTGCGACGCTGCCGGGCAACTGCAGCCTGGGTGGATCGGGCCACGGCGGATCGGGCAGCGCAACTGGCGGCAAGTTCGCGTCCGAAGAGAACTCAGAGTGCAGCTCAGTGACGTCAGAGAGCATCCCCGGCGCCAACACCGCATCCCCCCACTCCTCCAATCCGGCCAACCTCCCGCCCCCTCCCGCCTCCCTTGACAACCTCATTGCCGAGCTGCACTCGCGCAAGCAAGAAATCGACAGGCTCAAGGACAAGCTCGAGACGTTCAAG CAAGTGATGCATAAAGAGGTTACCTTACTGAACCAAGCACTTAGCGAAGAAAGATTCCGTAGTGAAAGATTAGAAGAACAAGTTAACGATCTCACAGAGCTGCATCAGAATGAGGTCGAAAATCTTAAAACTAATATCTCAGACATGGAAGAGAAAGTTCAGTATCAAAGTGACGAGAGACTGAGAGATATCCACGAAATGCTCGAATCCTGCCAGACAAAG ATATCAAAAATGgaacatcaacaacaacaacaccaACAGTATTTAACATTAGAGGGACTCGACAACTCCAATGCCAGAGCACTCGTGGTCAAGTCAATTAATGTGCTACTCACTATCCTGCAAGTCATCCTGTTATTGGTAGCTGCAATAGCTGGTATTATGATGCCTTTCCTGCGCACACG